The following are encoded together in the Lactuca sativa cultivar Salinas chromosome 1, Lsat_Salinas_v11, whole genome shotgun sequence genome:
- the LOC122194478 gene encoding toll/interleukin-1 receptor-like protein: MVVLSELFEGSSSSSSTHGHIYDIFLSFRGLDTRNNFTAYLRKALMDANITTFLDGEEIETGEDLKPELESAIKASRASVIVLSKNYASSTWCLDELVLILEQRMKSNHVVIPIFYHVEPTDVRKQQSSFGDAMAKHRQTMELETNANKRSKWAQKMDRWKKALTEVADIKGKDVNGR; this comes from the coding sequence ATGGTTGTTCTCTCTGAACTTTTTGAaggatcttcatcttcttcatcaactCATGGTCATATATATGACATATTCTTAAGTTTTAGAGGCCTTGACACTCGTAATAATTTTACTGCATACCTTCGTAAAGCCCTCATGGATGCCAATATAACTACCTTCTTGGATGGTGAAGAGATTGAAACCGGGGAAGATCTGAAACCGGAATTGGAGAGTGCGATCAAAGCATCTAGGGCTTCTGTTATCGTGTTATCCAAGAATTATGCTTCTTCCACATGGTGTCTTGATGAATTGGTGCTGATCCTTGAGCAACGTATGAAATCCAATCATGTTGTAATCCCTATTTTTTATCATGTTGAGCCCACCGATGTCAGGAAGCAACAAAGTAGCTTCGGAGATGCAATGGCTAAGCATAGACAGACAATGGAGTTGGAGACAAATGCAAATAAAAGAAGTAAATGGGCTCAAAAGATGGACCGATGGAAGAAAGCGCTTACAGAAGTTGCTGACATAAAAGGGAAGGACGTAAATGGCAGGTAA